Below is a genomic region from Fusarium oxysporum Fo47 chromosome XI, complete sequence.
CAACCCGTCCATATGTTTCGACAAGAGGACTTCCTCGATACTCTGAAGCATCGCGATACGGAGCTACAACTTGCTGTCAAAATGCTCACTTATCGGTTCCCTCCGAGACAGATCAGCGCTGACATGAATGCCACGCTATGTCTTTTATCTGCGTCATGTCGGAAGTTGGTGACGGACCGTTTTTACGATGGCAAGATAAGACTTTCGACGCTACAGACTCTCTGTCTCCTCAGCATGATCAGCTTCTCGGGTGAGCTTTGCTATCTAATCCCTCTCACGTTCAACAACAATTCTAAAACATGGGATTACAGAAGGATATGTGATGCAAGCTGGCCTGGACCTCGATATGGCGAATTACTTTGCCAATGGACTACCCCTTGGTTCAAGTCTAGGAGATCCTTTCGAATATTCTCTATGCATTCAAGCTATCTCGTTACTGCAGAACTTACAGGGATCCATCCCAGATGTTGCAAAACCTGCTAATATTCAAGGGACTCTCCAGAGTGCCAATCATCTTCTGGAACTTATCAACCACCGTGCAGAAAGGTTTTCATTATCACGCGAGCCCAGCTTGCAAACAGAACCAAATGATAATCAAGGTATTTTGGCATACATGTCACAAGCTGCCAAGGTCTGGCATTTGGCAAGGGCATATGCAGCGATGAGAATTGGACCAGATAGCCCTCCACCTTGGAACCCACAGTCTGACTATGCACTCGTCAATTTACGtaaccttgagcttgactGCCGCTTCCCCCTTGTCTACCGCTTTGCTACCAATAACTTCGGCGAAGCTCCACCGGAGGAACTACAGCAGCGTCGAGATTACTGGGGCCCGTGGATATTTATCCAGTTCATACACGCGGCTATACCAACTCTGCTAAATCATCCGTTCCTCTTATCTCTCCGACTGAAGAACTTTCGGCATATGATCCCTCAGACATTTATGTATCAGTCATTTGATCTTATCTCGAAACATACAGCCTGGACTATCTGCTACCTCGATTTGCTGGAACAGCAGCAGTTTGAGATAACGGACCCTACGATAGCACATGCGGTTGTCATAGTTGCAACGATCCATCTACAGCACAGCTTTGTCGAGGATAATGTGCTGCGTACAAAAGCACAGCGTGGTTATGACAAATGCATGCGGTTCTTGGACCATATGGGTTCCAATTGGCCGGTTGTCTTCACTATGGTGAGTCTCGGGTCTTAGATAAGATCAAGTCCTAAAACATTGCTGACACTCATCCAGACCCAGAAGCTCCGTAAATTACAAGATAGCATAACCACTGTTCCAGCGACTAGCGGCGGGTCTGGTGACAATCAGCGATCATGGTCCATAGACGCGCAACTACTCTGGGAGATCCTGATCTACGAGAAGTCTGGGCACGACAACAGCTCTTCCGATAAATCGATGTACGATGATATTATAACCTCGGATACTGAGCATAGCGAGCAAGACACGGGCGGAGGTTTCGCTATAGTCGGCTCGGCAGGTATTTCCGGTCACAAGGGATCGCTGAGAGAAATCTCGGCATATGCACCCCAAGACAAAGATCCTTACGAGACATTGGGTAACCTCGCTACTCCCAGCGGGAATAGGCCTAGAATGCAGGAATCTAGTATTTTTGGGGACGTACCAGACTGTGGCACGATAGATCAGGATAACTTTCTCTTACAAGCTGAGGATTTTGGACGAGCAGTTACGGATTGGATGAACCTCGACATGGCCGACATTTCATAGCATGAACACAAATGTTCTTGTATCCAGTCGCTGCCGCGTGGATTGTGCAAGCCTCCATGTTCATGTCGGGACGCGATCCGTTCCCGGCTGTGGAACCCGATGCGCACCGGATATCTAGCCCTAGTCTGGTAAAGAAACATGCTATAAGCACGGCGCCGCCCCCCGTCCCCGCACAGCTGCAGCAGTTGCAGTGCATTCAATTACGCTGCCATCTATCTGGATTATTTATAGGGAGTGCCGAGACTGCTTGATTTGGGTATGCAAGCCAAACTTCTTCTGTCCCCATCGGCCTTCTTTCCAGTCACAGCTTATCGTTCCAAGATGCATATCCAAGATATCACTGTGTTTAGCTACGATGCCAACTACCGATACGGCACATACTCCATGTCACACAGCCGCTTAGCCAAGGGCCACAAGTCCCTCGTCGTCAGGATCCGCTCCAACGACGGCTTTGAGGGTTGGGCCGAAACTGCGCCTCTTGGTAGTGACTATCTCCCAAGTTCATTCACCGGTGAACTAGCAGCCATACAAGAGCTCGGTCCCCAACTCTTGGGCCTGGACCCGAGATCACCTGCAGCTATCGACGATGTTATGGATCGTGCGATGATGGGTGCTTATGCAGCAAAAGCGGTCATTGATATGGCTTGCTGGGATATTCTCGGAAAGTCTCTTGGTTTGCCAACAGCGATTCTTTTCGGCGGATATCTTACCGAGAGACCGAGGGCCTTTTCTGTTATCGGCATCCGAGAGACAGAAGCTGCTGTGACTCAGGCGAAAGACGAGTTCGGGAAGGGCGCGACTACGATGCAGCTCAAGGCTGGAGATAATCCCCTTGTTGATGCGCAGCGGGTTAGAGCTATTCGCGCTGCTTTACCAGATCATGTTGTGCTCTGGGTCGATGCAAACGGTGGCTGGACTCTAGACGAGGCATTAAGTTTTGCCCGCACCATCGGGCAAGAGATTGCTATTGGAGTTGAGCAGCCCTGCCGTACACTTCACGACTGCGCGGAGTTCGGTCGTCGCACAGGTCTACCAATTACACTCGACGAGAGTATCGTCACGTTAGCTGATCTCTTTGAAGCTCATGCAGCTGGTATAACAGGCGTGAACATCAAGCCATCTCGTGTCGGTGGACTTACAAAGGCCCGGCTCATTCGCGATGCGGCTGTTGCGCTCGACATGGTCATAAACTGCGATGATACCTGGGGTTCTGCTTTAACGACGGCTCAGAACGTTCTGTTGGCTACTACTACCCCGAGCCATCGTTTGCGCGCTGTAGATTTGTTTTGTGAATGGACGGAGCCGCTTATTGCTGATATTCCgaggatggaagaagatgggagAATCACGCCTAGCACTGAGCCTGGAAATGGTTATACGGCTATTGTTATGGATATGCTAGGGGAACCGTTGGCTTATATTACTTCTAAGTAGTAGttggtcaagaagcttaagAGTTGCTAGGATCTTAAGTCTATATAGTCTACCTTACTTCCATACGCTAGCAAAGAGTTTAAAGGTTCAAAATTCAATCACTTACTTAATAACATATCGCAAATACTAAAGTTCATCTTGAGAATAATTATTCGAGAATAGCCTTCTGTAAAACAAGCTATGTATATGTCTTATCGTTATAGATATCTTAGCTTCGTTacttattagctatatagAGAGTTCTTGGCCCTGATGTTAAATTCTAGGCCTACTTAGCTACACAAGCATTATCTTATTATGTCAAGCCCTTCCATGGAACAAAAGtgttataatataacctacAAACTCCGAAAGGCCTAGTGGGATACCTGTATGATGTTGTAAGGCAATTACGTTGTAATGATGATTGAATAGTGGATTGAATAAGCCTTGCGCAATTTCTTGTTTTAACGTCTGTCTCGCCTCCAATTAGCACGGTCCTTTCTTTACTGGGCCAGCTCAGCCAATATCACTAGTGAAGGAATAGCATTGGAAAGGCATGCTTAATTGTTCAGTAAGCTATTCACTCCAGCATATAAGTGATGCCCGGCCTCACTGCTATCTGAGCTTAGATCCAGAAGATCTAGAAGAATCTTGACCTTAAAGATTCTCCTGTGCCCATTCATCTAGATTACCGTAAACATGTAGCCAAAGGGAAGTATGGTCCAGATCCTAGCACGAGTTAAGTTAGCTTCTCGTATTCCTGTGTCATTGAGCAAATGGATATATCACTTACATGCGTCCTCGGATCGGCATCAACCTCTCTAAACGCCTTGATAGCAGCTTCACCCGCCGTCGGCGCAATGCCAACCTTTTTCGCAGCCTCGATACCAATAGTAAGGTCTTTCACACTGAGCGCCGGCGCAAACGCTCTCTTATACTTGTTGCTAGACGGGGCCTCAGGAACAAGACCAGGGACCGGCTGCTCGAGTCCCATCACCCAAGAATTCGCAGTTCCCTCTCTAATGCACTTATAGAGAGCTTTCTTGTCGATTCCGTATTTGAGCCCGATTGCCATTCCTTCCGTTGCGACCAGGTTGTTGGCGAGGGTGATGTAGTTGTGCGCTATCTTAGCAACTTGACCCATGCCAAGACCGCCGCAGAATGTGATTGTGCTGGGTATACCAACGAGGGATAAGGTGTCATAGATACGCTGGCCTATTTTGTCGTCTGCGTTTGGCTCGGGATGGCCGACCATGAAGGATAGGGTTCCTGCGTTGGCACCCCACATTCCACCTGATACCGTAGCTTCGACAAAGCTACCAAGTCCAGCATCGATGATTGTCTTGCCAAGCTCCTGTGTaaactcaatctcaatggTACTGCAGTCAATCATCAGGCGCTCAGGGTTTTTGGTAGCTGCGATGACACCATTTTCGGGATCGAGATAGACCTTGCGAACATGGGGGCCTGCGGGAAGACTGGAGAGGACGGCTCCAGCGCCGACTTTGTTTACAAGATCTTTTGGCGAGGAAGCGACTTCGATCTTGCCATAGCTGCCGAAGTCGTTGATGAGTCGTTGGATGATGGCCTGATCGAGGTCTAGAACCTGAAGAGTTGAGGAAGCGGGAATCTTCTTGCGGAGGTTACTGGCTATGCCATAGCCGATGATGCCAAGGCCTTGATGGATTAAGTTCTTGTTCGTTTATAAATGTTCTGAGGTTTGAAAACATACCAATAACACCGAAATCTGTCGCCATTGCTATAAACGATGATCCTTGTCGACGCAGGTGTCCTTGGAGAGGCAGTAGTCAGGCAATTGAGTGCGAAACACAGCACGAAGCTATTTCTCTGGTGACGTTGAGTGATTCCCAAGGCACGAAGCTGATCCTTCTTATCATTTTCTCCATGAACATAGGTTTCAGTGCATGACCCCGTCTTCGCCCGCTCACGTGAGCCACCGACTTCATCACTAGCCTCTCGAATCCCTCTTCGGCCTGCTTGCAATTCCCCTATTGACTCTGAATCTTTCTCCTCATGATGGCGGGGACGCACTCACGGTCCGAGTAGAACTAAGCCTTTTTGCATGGCTGTGGGGACGGTCCgtgttgatgttgctctGTGATAGGCCCAAGGTTTGGAATTGTCCAAGTCCCCAACTTCACCAGAGATTCGAGTTTGACAATGATTACAGCTCTAGGCCCGAGGAGACCCGAA
It encodes:
- a CDS encoding NAD binding domain of 6-phosphogluconate dehydrogenase-domain-containing protein, with product MATDFGVIGLGIIGYGIASNLRKKIPASSTLQVLDLDQAIIQRLINDFGSYGKIEVASSPKDLVNKVGAGAVLSSLPAGPHVRKVYLDPENGVIAATKNPERLMIDCSTIEIEFTQELGKTIIDAGLGSFVEATVSGGMWGANAGTLSFMVGHPEPNADDKIGQRIYDTLSLVGIPSTITFCGGLGMGQVAKIAHNYITLANNLVATEGMAIGLKYGIDKKALYKCIREGTANSWVMGLEQPVPGLVPEAPSSNKYKRAFAPALSVKDLTIGIEAAKKVGIAPTAGEAAIKAFREVDADPRTHDLDHTSLWLHVYGNLDEWAQENL